The Lachnospiraceae bacterium oral taxon 500 genome window below encodes:
- a CDS encoding metal ABC transporter permease, with amino-acid sequence MVYFEIQLIAVVVVAACAIPGVFLILRQMAMMTDAISHTVLLGIVLAFFITMDLGSPFLIVGAALMGIFTVYFAEVLNRTKQMAEDSAIGIVFPFLFSIAIVLISLFARNVHLDVRCVLLGELVFAPSYRLVIGGVDLGPRALYTMGTILLINLGFVVVFFKELKLTTFDENLAAALGFAPALLHYALMTVVSVTAVGAFEAVGSVLVIAFMIGPAATAYLLSTDIKKLMLLSVLIGAVNAIVGFWLAMWIDVSISGMMAVVTGLTFGLVFVFGKDGLVSIARRRKQQERDFADLTMLFHIFRHENSPRAEIENGMDTISKHLNWKEAKITARAADLIGKGFLVKENNQLILTEAGRNYTKASFASWIQAR; translated from the coding sequence ATGGTTTACTTTGAGATTCAGTTGATTGCGGTGGTCGTGGTGGCTGCCTGTGCGATTCCGGGCGTCTTTTTGATTCTGCGCCAAATGGCGATGATGACGGATGCAATCAGTCACACGGTGCTGCTGGGAATTGTTTTGGCGTTTTTTATCACAATGGATTTGGGCTCGCCGTTTTTGATTGTCGGCGCGGCGCTGATGGGTATTTTTACGGTTTATTTTGCCGAGGTACTGAATCGGACCAAGCAAATGGCCGAGGATTCGGCAATTGGCATTGTCTTTCCGTTTTTATTCAGCATTGCCATTGTCCTGATTTCGCTGTTTGCCCGCAATGTTCATTTGGATGTGCGCTGCGTCCTGCTGGGCGAGTTAGTGTTCGCGCCGTCGTACCGGCTGGTGATTGGCGGGGTTGATTTGGGGCCGCGGGCGCTGTACACCATGGGCACGATTTTGCTGATTAACTTGGGTTTTGTGGTGGTTTTCTTTAAGGAACTGAAATTAACGACTTTTGATGAGAACTTAGCGGCGGCCTTGGGCTTTGCTCCGGCGCTGCTGCATTACGCTCTGATGACGGTGGTATCGGTCACGGCGGTCGGAGCGTTTGAAGCAGTCGGCTCGGTGCTGGTAATTGCCTTTATGATCGGGCCGGCGGCAACCGCTTACTTATTGAGTACGGATATTAAAAAACTAATGCTGCTCAGTGTCCTGATCGGCGCGGTCAACGCGATCGTCGGCTTTTGGCTGGCAATGTGGATTGACGTTTCGATTTCCGGCATGATGGCGGTGGTAACGGGCCTGACCTTTGGTCTGGTCTTTGTTTTCGGCAAGGACGGCTTGGTGTCGATTGCCCGGCGGCGCAAGCAGCAGGAAAGAGATTTCGCTGATTTGACCATGCTGTTTCATATTTTCCGGCATGAAAACAGTCCACGGGCGGAGATTGAAAACGGAATGGATACGATTTCCAAGCATCTGAACTGGAAAGAGGCTAAGATTACTGCCCGGGCGGCTGACCTAATCGGCAAAGGCTTTTTGGTCAAGGAAAATAATCAGCTGATTTTAACCGAAGCCGGCCGGAATTACACCAAGGCCAGCTTTGCGTCATGGATTCAGGCAAGATAA
- a CDS encoding zinc ABC transporter permease: MASIFSDYTTQIVSAGATLLGVSAGVLGCFIVLKKESLVGDAISHAALPGICLAFILLGTKNLSLFLVGALAAGLLSMLIVRTVVKYSKIKFDSALAIVLSAFFGLGLVFLTYIQRIPNSNQAGMEKFIFGQASTMLRREVYQLLAVGIILLVLIVLFWKELKLYVFNPEYADSLGFSTKRISLLLILMTVLAVVAGLQTVGVILMSAMLISPAVGARQWTDRLSVMVVLAGFFGGASGLLGTLVSSSIRNMPTGPSVVLALSVFVLFSLIFAPNRGLLWRQIRHRQNIKSIGRDKVLMNLYYLSLQHQTPHAHSLEAIGLGREKGKEKHFRRVLDKLAEDGFAVKEKPDYYRITDSGQAHLAENGLIEGVKHGLL; the protein is encoded by the coding sequence ATGGCAAGTATTTTTTCAGACTATACGACGCAGATTGTTTCGGCGGGAGCGACTTTGCTGGGTGTTTCGGCTGGGGTTTTAGGCTGTTTTATCGTCCTGAAAAAAGAGTCGCTGGTCGGCGACGCGATTTCTCATGCCGCGCTGCCGGGAATTTGTCTGGCTTTTATTTTGCTTGGGACGAAAAATTTGTCTTTGTTTTTAGTCGGCGCGCTGGCGGCCGGGCTGCTGTCAATGCTGATTGTGCGGACGGTGGTAAAGTATTCCAAGATTAAGTTTGACAGTGCCTTAGCCATTGTCCTGTCAGCCTTTTTCGGGTTGGGTCTGGTTTTTCTGACCTATATTCAGCGGATTCCCAATTCCAATCAGGCGGGCATGGAAAAGTTTATTTTCGGTCAGGCCTCGACCATGCTGAGGCGTGAGGTTTATCAGTTGCTGGCGGTGGGGATTATTTTGCTGGTTTTGATTGTTTTGTTTTGGAAAGAGTTAAAGCTGTATGTTTTTAATCCGGAATATGCCGACAGCTTGGGTTTTTCCACCAAGCGCATCAGTCTGCTCCTGATTTTGATGACGGTGTTGGCAGTGGTGGCCGGTTTGCAGACGGTAGGCGTTATTTTAATGAGTGCCATGTTGATTTCGCCGGCAGTCGGCGCCCGGCAGTGGACGGATCGCCTGTCGGTGATGGTGGTCTTAGCCGGATTTTTTGGCGGTGCGTCGGGGCTTTTGGGGACGCTGGTCAGCTCCTCGATCCGCAATATGCCGACCGGTCCGTCGGTGGTGCTGGCGCTCAGCGTATTTGTGCTGTTCAGCCTAATCTTTGCGCCCAACCGCGGGCTGCTGTGGCGGCAGATCCGGCATCGCCAAAATATTAAGAGCATTGGCCGGGATAAGGTGCTGATGAACTTATACTATTTGTCGCTGCAGCATCAAACGCCGCATGCTCATTCGCTGGAAGCGATTGGTCTCGGCCGGGAGAAAGGAAAAGAAAAGCATTTTCGCCGGGTTTTGGATAAATTAGCGGAAGACGGGTTTGCGGTGAAGGAAAAGCCGGATTATTACCGGATTACCGACAGCGGACAGGCGCATTTAGCGGAAAACGGACTAATCGAGGGGGTAAAACATGGTTTACTTTGA
- a CDS encoding peptide transporter, translating to MEKETKYIINVEDMTVAYQIKPVLWDIDFRVPEGVLMAVIGPNGAGKSTLIKAMLGLLKPVSGTVLFWGKPYHSERKRIGYVPQRGSVDWDFPTTVLDVVCMGRYGAAGWIKRISKADKQIALEALDKVGMLEFKNRQISQLSGGQQQRVFLARALAQDAEVYFMDEPFQGVDARTEKAVIDILKRLRDNGKTVVVVHHDLQTVPEYFDWVTLLNIQLIASGPTAEVFTEENLKTTYRTTGEAMKE from the coding sequence ATGGAGAAAGAAACGAAGTATATTATCAATGTCGAGGATATGACGGTGGCGTATCAGATTAAACCGGTGCTGTGGGATATTGATTTCCGGGTGCCGGAAGGTGTTTTGATGGCGGTAATCGGGCCGAACGGCGCGGGGAAATCGACTTTGATCAAGGCGATGCTGGGGCTGTTAAAGCCGGTTTCGGGCACGGTTCTTTTTTGGGGAAAGCCCTATCACAGTGAGCGGAAAAGAATCGGCTATGTGCCGCAGCGGGGGAGCGTCGATTGGGATTTTCCAACGACGGTCTTAGATGTGGTTTGTATGGGGCGCTACGGTGCGGCCGGCTGGATTAAGCGAATCAGCAAAGCCGATAAACAGATTGCACTGGAGGCGCTGGATAAGGTCGGTATGCTGGAGTTTAAAAACCGGCAAATCAGCCAGCTGTCCGGCGGTCAGCAGCAGAGAGTCTTTCTGGCGCGGGCTTTGGCGCAGGATGCTGAGGTTTATTTTATGGACGAGCCTTTTCAGGGGGTGGATGCCCGGACGGAAAAGGCGGTAATTGATATTTTAAAGAGGCTCCGCGATAACGGCAAAACCGTGGTGGTTGTTCATCACGATTTGCAGACGGTGCCGGAGTATTTTGACTGGGTAACGCTTTTAAATATTCAGCTGATTGCCAGCGGGCCGACAGCGGAGGTTTTTACCGAGGAAAATCTGAAAACGACCTATCGCACGACCGGCGAGGCGATGAAGGAGTAG
- a CDS encoding manganese transporter has product MNQPVNNKQLKGFARLRKASALFLALFLVIGLAACGQPAANGEKKADTGEKKYNVVATSTMLTDLAKIIGGDKVEVNGLMAAGVDPHLYQPTAGDVAKLQAADMVVINGLHLEGQMGEVFSKLTEANKLVAEVGESIPVEDRLPFADSIYDPHIWFSVPNWKLAARNVTDTYIKLSEKDKDYFEANYEKYIKELDELDSYIRAQIESLPEQSRVLITAHDAFNYFGREYHFEVIGLQGISTESEAATSDVAELADYIVKNKIKAIFVESSVPKKNIEALQEAVKAKGFDVQIGGELYSDSLGVGEDGTYIGMFKANINTIVSALKD; this is encoded by the coding sequence ATGAATCAACCAGTAAACAACAAACAATTAAAAGGTTTTGCCCGGCTAAGAAAGGCGAGCGCGCTATTCTTAGCTCTTTTTTTGGTCATTGGTCTGGCCGCCTGCGGACAACCGGCGGCCAACGGGGAAAAGAAGGCGGACACGGGAGAGAAAAAGTACAATGTCGTTGCCACTTCGACCATGCTGACCGATTTGGCTAAAATTATCGGCGGCGATAAGGTCGAAGTCAACGGCCTGATGGCAGCCGGGGTTGACCCGCACTTGTATCAGCCGACGGCCGGCGATGTGGCTAAGCTCCAGGCGGCCGATATGGTTGTAATCAACGGCCTGCATTTAGAGGGTCAGATGGGCGAGGTTTTTTCCAAGCTGACAGAAGCCAACAAGCTGGTGGCCGAGGTCGGCGAGTCCATTCCGGTTGAGGATCGGCTGCCCTTTGCCGATTCGATTTATGACCCGCATATTTGGTTCAGCGTACCGAACTGGAAATTGGCGGCCAGAAATGTAACCGATACCTACATTAAATTGAGCGAAAAAGACAAGGATTACTTTGAAGCCAATTATGAAAAATACATCAAGGAACTGGATGAGTTGGACAGCTATATCCGCGCCCAGATTGAGAGTCTGCCGGAGCAGTCCAGAGTGCTGATTACGGCGCACGATGCCTTTAACTATTTCGGCAGGGAATATCATTTTGAAGTTATCGGCTTGCAGGGCATTTCGACCGAATCGGAAGCGGCTACCTCGGACGTGGCAGAGTTAGCGGATTACATCGTTAAAAATAAGATTAAAGCGATTTTTGTGGAGTCCTCGGTGCCGAAGAAAAATATTGAAGCCTTGCAGGAAGCGGTCAAGGCCAAGGGCTTTGACGTTCAGATCGGCGGCGAGTTGTATTCCGATTCGCTGGGCGTGGGCGAGGACGGCACGTACATTGGTATGTTTAAGGCTAATATCAATACCATTGTCAGTGCGCTGAAGGATTAA